A single genomic interval of Shewanella halotolerans harbors:
- a CDS encoding GGDEF domain-containing protein, with protein MAEEVDIDATLTQADQLKSSNPKAFSELLNTLEKESLNPQQRYFLDYLRGYELTYQGKQAQSIDVFNKILNSNANETLKFRANQTLINIYAISQDWSKGLTHLSKNFQFIEQIKDPETVQSGLAIAAIFYNQIEQYELGLSYAEKLRSSKPSKRNTCLANGLAIEAQLGLNQLEVDSPSLQAAVDSCDEEVIMESFIHSFIATKYLRDGNTAEVYGQLKPSLETIEKTRYPRLIAEVYATLASAYLQDHKIGEARLLAEKIVNLAKGLGNTQAVVTAYKVLYQIAELSGNYKAALDYHVKYAQADKAYLDDIKTKHLAFQLAEHQAAEQKSRIKLLDRQNNLLLTEQQLAKTQAENNRLFISLLIAIITLLGFWAYKSWTIQKRLKQLAEYDALTHVFNRGHFTQVAQSALTYCESSEVDLSYILFDLDNFKQINDKYGHAIGDWVLKKVAKACQAQGRKNDIFARIGGEEFCIALPGCDLQTAVKLAEACRKAIAGIDCSATGHEFEVTASFGITDTQMSGYKLERLINDADSAMYQSKETGRDRICIFDPEAKRTIPQASHSLLSL; from the coding sequence ATGGCTGAAGAAGTCGATATTGACGCGACCTTAACTCAGGCGGATCAACTTAAGAGCAGCAATCCAAAAGCCTTCTCTGAGCTGCTAAATACCCTAGAAAAGGAATCACTCAATCCACAACAGAGATATTTTTTAGACTACCTGCGCGGATATGAGCTGACCTACCAAGGCAAGCAAGCGCAGAGCATCGACGTATTCAACAAGATCCTTAACTCGAACGCCAACGAAACACTAAAATTCCGGGCCAATCAAACCTTAATCAACATCTATGCAATCTCCCAGGATTGGTCCAAAGGCCTGACGCATCTCTCCAAAAACTTTCAATTTATCGAGCAGATAAAGGACCCCGAAACGGTTCAGAGCGGACTGGCCATCGCCGCCATTTTTTACAACCAGATTGAGCAGTATGAGTTAGGCCTAAGCTACGCCGAAAAACTAAGAAGCAGCAAACCATCGAAAAGAAACACCTGCCTAGCCAATGGCTTAGCCATAGAGGCGCAGCTTGGCCTCAATCAACTCGAGGTCGACTCCCCCAGCCTGCAGGCCGCGGTCGACAGCTGTGACGAAGAGGTGATAATGGAGAGCTTTATCCACTCTTTTATCGCCACTAAATACCTGCGAGACGGAAATACGGCAGAGGTCTATGGCCAACTCAAGCCATCACTGGAAACCATAGAGAAAACCCGTTACCCAAGGCTTATCGCCGAGGTCTACGCCACCCTCGCCAGCGCCTATCTGCAGGATCACAAGATAGGTGAGGCTCGCTTATTGGCAGAGAAAATTGTCAATTTGGCAAAGGGCTTAGGCAATACTCAGGCGGTCGTTACCGCCTACAAGGTGCTCTATCAGATCGCCGAGCTCAGCGGCAATTACAAGGCGGCGCTGGATTATCACGTCAAGTACGCCCAGGCCGACAAAGCATATCTGGACGATATCAAGACCAAGCATCTGGCCTTCCAGCTCGCCGAGCATCAGGCGGCGGAGCAGAAGAGTCGTATCAAACTGCTGGACAGACAGAACAACCTGCTGCTGACCGAGCAGCAACTGGCGAAGACCCAGGCGGAAAACAACCGGCTGTTTATCTCGCTGCTGATCGCCATCATCACCCTGCTGGGCTTCTGGGCCTATAAGTCCTGGACCATTCAAAAGCGCCTCAAACAGCTGGCGGAATACGATGCCCTGACCCATGTGTTTAACCGCGGCCACTTCACCCAGGTAGCCCAGAGCGCGCTCACCTACTGCGAGAGCAGCGAGGTAGACCTCAGCTACATCCTGTTCGATCTGGACAACTTTAAGCAGATCAACGACAAGTATGGCCACGCCATTGGCGACTGGGTGCTGAAAAAAGTTGCCAAGGCCTGTCAGGCTCAGGGACGCAAGAACGATATCTTCGCCCGCATCGGCGGCGAGGAGTTCTGTATCGCCCTGCCCGGCTGCGATCTACAGACGGCGGTTAAGCTGGCCGAGGCCTGCCGTAAGGCGATTGCCGGGATTGATTGTAGCGCCACCGGCCATGAGTTTGAGGTCACCGCCAGCTTTGGGATCACTGATACTCAGATGTCGGGCTATAAGCTGGAGCGGCTGATCAACGACGCCGACAGTGCCATGTATCAATCGAAGGAAACCGGGCGGGATCGCATCTGTATCTTCGACCCCGAGGCCAAGCGCACTATCCCTCAGGCGTCCCATTCTCTGCTCTCCCTCTAG
- a CDS encoding SAM-dependent methyltransferase, producing MAGSLACVGIGMTLGAHICPLARSYIEQADVVFSGVSNGIVELWLQEMHPDVRSLQVYYGEGKSRHITYREMVDAILAEVRQGKKVVGAFYGHPGVFAQAPHRSIEAAHAEGFEAVMVPGISAEDCLIADLGIDPGQFGCQQFEASQFMFYQRRFDPSCYLILWQIGLAGDKSMARFATGKAHRQVLIELLAETYPLDHQVILYEAAVLPIDKVRKHTLPLRDLADAEIFMHTTLVIPPSEKMRPNPTILEKLAKLETAHRVDDTLIPEN from the coding sequence ATGGCGGGAAGCCTGGCTTGTGTCGGCATAGGGATGACCTTAGGCGCCCATATCTGCCCGCTGGCACGCAGCTATATTGAACAAGCCGACGTCGTTTTCTCGGGCGTTTCAAACGGCATAGTAGAACTCTGGCTACAGGAGATGCACCCAGACGTACGCTCGCTACAGGTCTACTACGGCGAGGGTAAGTCACGCCATATCACCTACCGAGAGATGGTCGACGCCATTCTGGCAGAAGTCAGACAAGGCAAGAAAGTTGTCGGCGCCTTCTACGGTCACCCCGGCGTATTCGCCCAGGCGCCCCATAGATCCATAGAGGCGGCGCACGCCGAAGGGTTCGAGGCAGTCATGGTGCCCGGCATCTCCGCCGAAGATTGCCTCATCGCCGACCTCGGCATAGACCCAGGCCAATTTGGCTGCCAGCAGTTTGAAGCCAGCCAGTTTATGTTTTACCAGCGGCGCTTCGACCCCTCCTGTTACCTGATCCTCTGGCAGATAGGCCTGGCAGGCGACAAAAGCATGGCCAGATTCGCCACCGGCAAGGCCCATCGTCAGGTGCTGATTGAATTGCTGGCAGAGACTTACCCCTTAGATCATCAGGTGATCCTCTACGAAGCCGCCGTGCTCCCCATAGATAAGGTGCGCAAACACACTCTGCCGCTACGGGACCTGGCCGATGCCGAGATCTTCATGCATACCACCCTGGTGATCCCGCCCAGCGAAAAGATGCGGCCAAACCCTACAATCTTGGAGAAGCTGGCTAAACTTGAAACGGCACACCGAGTCGATGACACCCTAATACCCGAAAACTAA